The Bombus fervidus isolate BK054 chromosome 6, iyBomFerv1, whole genome shotgun sequence genome contains a region encoding:
- the Mypt-75d gene encoding myosin phosphatase targeting subunit 75D isoform X1: MEHSDLVAEMVHVERLTTQERLHLARHRRLQQLKVWRQREKEWLRHQTRHTSNKRHIYFSDSVMLLEAAARNDIDEAYALVRRLLKKGVNPDSTNEDGLTALHQCCIDDNEEMMKLLIEFGANVNAEDSEKWTPLHAAATCGHLHLVKNLIARGANLLAVNADGNMPYDICEDEKTLDCIEGEMARRGVTQELIDETRASIEVQMLRDLQNIASIGGDLEYKDHQGATPLHIAAANGYLRVVEFLLDQHVSTDVEDNDKWQPVHAAACWGHLEVLELLVQNGADLNAKNKHDETPADICEDPEIRERIVELKTEQESKRLREAQGRRVRRSQSINTRTQSVRRTSIRDKVLTTKKDAQEEARLRLQAQQTYVGGSTTNVPQSENEANVRENTSSETDSNVPPTAARKAPEGKDNESFLHEDVDKESVTGPDSPISNQQPIYTSDSDTNGKINIHVSVVFVKSLSDLKKQRAQNRHISAGSIDANGNGIPGSPISNSELNTGRDFQRFTGNTSDIVGDNHSEKSCCTVM; the protein is encoded by the exons AGCAGAAATGGTACATGTAGAAAGGTTAACAACACAAGAGAGATTGCATTTGGCTCGTCACAGAAGACTCCAACAATTGAAAGTATGGCGTCAACGTGAAAAAGAATGGCTACGACATCAAACCAGACATACAAGTAACAAACGTCACATATATTTTAGTGACAGTGTAATGCTATTAGAAGCTGCAGCAAGAAATGACATTGATGAAG CATATGCTTTAGTGAGGCGACTCTTGAAAAAAGGAGTAAATCCAGATTCAACTAATGAAGATGGACTGACAGCTTTACATCAGTGTTGTATAGATGACAATGAAGAAATGATGAAATTACTAATCGAGTTTGGAGCAAATGTTAATGCAGAAGATAGTGAAAAATGGACACCATTACATGCTGCTGCTACCTGTGGCCATTTACACTTAGTTAAAAATCTCATTGCTAGAGGTGCCAATTTATTAGCTGTGAATGCTGATGGTAATATGCCTTATGATATTTGTGAAGATGAAAAGACATTAGATTGCATTGAAG GAGAAATGGCAAGACGAGGTGTTACTCAAGAACTAATAGATGAAACTAGGGCTTCGATAGAAGTTCAAATGTTACgagatttacaaaatatagcTTCTATAGGTGGTGATCTAGAATATAAAGATCATCAAGGTGCTACACCT ctTCACATTGCAGCTGCAAATGGTTATTTAAGGGTAGTTGAATTTCTTTTAGACCAACATGTTTCAACTGATGTCGAAGATAATGACAAATGGCAACCAGTTCATGCAGCTGCTTGCTGGGGCCAT tTGGAAGTTCTTGAGTTACTAGTACAAAATGGAGCTGATCTAAATGCAAAGAATAAACACGATGAAACACCAGctg atatctGCGAAGATCCGGAAATTAGGGAAAGGATAGTAGAACTTAAAACAGAACAAGAAAGTAAACGATTGCGAGAAGCACAGGGAAGACGGGTACGCAGATCTCAAAGTATAAATACACGTACTCAAAGCGTAAGAAGAACTTCAATAAGGGATAAAGTTTTAACTACAAAAAAAGATGCTCAAGAAGAAGCTCGTCTTAGATTACAAGCGCAACAG ACATACGTTGGCGGTTCGACTACGAATGTTCCACAATCGGAAAACGAAGCCAACGTACGAGAAAATACAAGTAGCGAAACAGATTCTAATGTACCACCAACAGCTGCACGTAAAGCTCCTGAGGGGAAGGATAATGAATCTTTCCTTCACGAGGACGTCGATAAAGAATCAG TGACAGGGCCCGACTCGCCGATCAGTAATCAGCAGCCGATCTACACGTCAGACAGCGACACCAACGGCAAGATCAACATACACGTCTCGGTAGTTTTTGTCAAATCATTATCGGATTTGAAGAAACAAAGGGCACAAAATCGGCATATATCCGCTGGATCGATAGATGCTAATGGAAATGGTATTCCCGGATCGCCTATCTCCAATTCTGAACTCAACACTGGCAGGGATTTTCAGCGATTCACCGGAAATACCAGCGACATTGTCGGTGATAATCATTCTGAAAAAAGTTGCTGTACTGtcatgtaa
- the Mypt-75d gene encoding myosin phosphatase targeting subunit 75D isoform X2, with translation MEHSDLVAEMVHVERLTTQERLHLARHRRLQQLKVWRQREKEWLRHQTRHTSNKRHIYFSDSVMLLEAAARNDIDEVRRLLKKGVNPDSTNEDGLTALHQCCIDDNEEMMKLLIEFGANVNAEDSEKWTPLHAAATCGHLHLVKNLIARGANLLAVNADGNMPYDICEDEKTLDCIEGEMARRGVTQELIDETRASIEVQMLRDLQNIASIGGDLEYKDHQGATPLHIAAANGYLRVVEFLLDQHVSTDVEDNDKWQPVHAAACWGHLEVLELLVQNGADLNAKNKHDETPADICEDPEIRERIVELKTEQESKRLREAQGRRVRRSQSINTRTQSVRRTSIRDKVLTTKKDAQEEARLRLQAQQTYVGGSTTNVPQSENEANVRENTSSETDSNVPPTAARKAPEGKDNESFLHEDVDKESVTGPDSPISNQQPIYTSDSDTNGKINIHVSVVFVKSLSDLKKQRAQNRHISAGSIDANGNGIPGSPISNSELNTGRDFQRFTGNTSDIVGDNHSEKSCCTVM, from the exons AGCAGAAATGGTACATGTAGAAAGGTTAACAACACAAGAGAGATTGCATTTGGCTCGTCACAGAAGACTCCAACAATTGAAAGTATGGCGTCAACGTGAAAAAGAATGGCTACGACATCAAACCAGACATACAAGTAACAAACGTCACATATATTTTAGTGACAGTGTAATGCTATTAGAAGCTGCAGCAAGAAATGACATTGATGAAG TGAGGCGACTCTTGAAAAAAGGAGTAAATCCAGATTCAACTAATGAAGATGGACTGACAGCTTTACATCAGTGTTGTATAGATGACAATGAAGAAATGATGAAATTACTAATCGAGTTTGGAGCAAATGTTAATGCAGAAGATAGTGAAAAATGGACACCATTACATGCTGCTGCTACCTGTGGCCATTTACACTTAGTTAAAAATCTCATTGCTAGAGGTGCCAATTTATTAGCTGTGAATGCTGATGGTAATATGCCTTATGATATTTGTGAAGATGAAAAGACATTAGATTGCATTGAAG GAGAAATGGCAAGACGAGGTGTTACTCAAGAACTAATAGATGAAACTAGGGCTTCGATAGAAGTTCAAATGTTACgagatttacaaaatatagcTTCTATAGGTGGTGATCTAGAATATAAAGATCATCAAGGTGCTACACCT ctTCACATTGCAGCTGCAAATGGTTATTTAAGGGTAGTTGAATTTCTTTTAGACCAACATGTTTCAACTGATGTCGAAGATAATGACAAATGGCAACCAGTTCATGCAGCTGCTTGCTGGGGCCAT tTGGAAGTTCTTGAGTTACTAGTACAAAATGGAGCTGATCTAAATGCAAAGAATAAACACGATGAAACACCAGctg atatctGCGAAGATCCGGAAATTAGGGAAAGGATAGTAGAACTTAAAACAGAACAAGAAAGTAAACGATTGCGAGAAGCACAGGGAAGACGGGTACGCAGATCTCAAAGTATAAATACACGTACTCAAAGCGTAAGAAGAACTTCAATAAGGGATAAAGTTTTAACTACAAAAAAAGATGCTCAAGAAGAAGCTCGTCTTAGATTACAAGCGCAACAG ACATACGTTGGCGGTTCGACTACGAATGTTCCACAATCGGAAAACGAAGCCAACGTACGAGAAAATACAAGTAGCGAAACAGATTCTAATGTACCACCAACAGCTGCACGTAAAGCTCCTGAGGGGAAGGATAATGAATCTTTCCTTCACGAGGACGTCGATAAAGAATCAG TGACAGGGCCCGACTCGCCGATCAGTAATCAGCAGCCGATCTACACGTCAGACAGCGACACCAACGGCAAGATCAACATACACGTCTCGGTAGTTTTTGTCAAATCATTATCGGATTTGAAGAAACAAAGGGCACAAAATCGGCATATATCCGCTGGATCGATAGATGCTAATGGAAATGGTATTCCCGGATCGCCTATCTCCAATTCTGAACTCAACACTGGCAGGGATTTTCAGCGATTCACCGGAAATACCAGCGACATTGTCGGTGATAATCATTCTGAAAAAAGTTGCTGTACTGtcatgtaa
- the Mypt-75d gene encoding myosin phosphatase targeting subunit 75D isoform X3 translates to MEHSDLVAEMVHVERLTTQERLHLARHRRLQQLKVWRQREKEWLRHQTRHTSNKRHIYFSDSVMLLEAAARNDIDEAYALVRRLLKKGVNPDSTNEDGLTALHQCCIDDNEEMMKLLIEFGANVNAEDSEKWTPLHAAATCGHLHLVKNLIARGANLLAVNADGNMPYDICEDEKTLDCIEGEMARRGVTQELIDETRASIEVQMLRDLQNIASIGGDLEYKDHQGATPLHIAAANGYLRVVEFLLDQHVSTDVEDNDKWQPVHAAACWGHLEVLELLVQNGADLNAKNKHDETPADICEDPEIRERIVELKTEQESKRLREAQGRRVRRSQSINTRTQSVRRTSIRDKVLTTKKDAQEEARLRLQAQQTYVGGSTTNVPQSENEANVRENTSSETDSNVPPTAARKAPEGKDNESFLHEDVDKESVFYITFLFL, encoded by the exons AGCAGAAATGGTACATGTAGAAAGGTTAACAACACAAGAGAGATTGCATTTGGCTCGTCACAGAAGACTCCAACAATTGAAAGTATGGCGTCAACGTGAAAAAGAATGGCTACGACATCAAACCAGACATACAAGTAACAAACGTCACATATATTTTAGTGACAGTGTAATGCTATTAGAAGCTGCAGCAAGAAATGACATTGATGAAG CATATGCTTTAGTGAGGCGACTCTTGAAAAAAGGAGTAAATCCAGATTCAACTAATGAAGATGGACTGACAGCTTTACATCAGTGTTGTATAGATGACAATGAAGAAATGATGAAATTACTAATCGAGTTTGGAGCAAATGTTAATGCAGAAGATAGTGAAAAATGGACACCATTACATGCTGCTGCTACCTGTGGCCATTTACACTTAGTTAAAAATCTCATTGCTAGAGGTGCCAATTTATTAGCTGTGAATGCTGATGGTAATATGCCTTATGATATTTGTGAAGATGAAAAGACATTAGATTGCATTGAAG GAGAAATGGCAAGACGAGGTGTTACTCAAGAACTAATAGATGAAACTAGGGCTTCGATAGAAGTTCAAATGTTACgagatttacaaaatatagcTTCTATAGGTGGTGATCTAGAATATAAAGATCATCAAGGTGCTACACCT ctTCACATTGCAGCTGCAAATGGTTATTTAAGGGTAGTTGAATTTCTTTTAGACCAACATGTTTCAACTGATGTCGAAGATAATGACAAATGGCAACCAGTTCATGCAGCTGCTTGCTGGGGCCAT tTGGAAGTTCTTGAGTTACTAGTACAAAATGGAGCTGATCTAAATGCAAAGAATAAACACGATGAAACACCAGctg atatctGCGAAGATCCGGAAATTAGGGAAAGGATAGTAGAACTTAAAACAGAACAAGAAAGTAAACGATTGCGAGAAGCACAGGGAAGACGGGTACGCAGATCTCAAAGTATAAATACACGTACTCAAAGCGTAAGAAGAACTTCAATAAGGGATAAAGTTTTAACTACAAAAAAAGATGCTCAAGAAGAAGCTCGTCTTAGATTACAAGCGCAACAG ACATACGTTGGCGGTTCGACTACGAATGTTCCACAATCGGAAAACGAAGCCAACGTACGAGAAAATACAAGTAGCGAAACAGATTCTAATGTACCACCAACAGCTGCACGTAAAGCTCCTGAGGGGAAGGATAATGAATCTTTCCTTCACGAGGACGTCGATAAAGAATCAG TTTTCTATATcactttcttatttctttaa